CAGACGTTTTTCAAGTATGCCTCTCTGGTCCTTTATCACTTCTCCAAGCACCTCGATACGCCTCTCCATAGAAAGATCTCCGCGCATACCCTCGTCATGCACTCCACGCATAGCCATGGTGTAAATATTCTCATATGAAGCTGATTCCTTGACGCGCGCATCCATTTTTGAGTATATGACCGCCTTATTGGTTACATAATTCCACTCTCCGTCACGTCCTGTATCCCACTCTGACTTTGCTGCATTATTGAACAGCATAGGTTCGCAATGGGAAGTGGTTATGATTATGCCGCAACTGTCAACCACCGCTTTACTCTCAGGATGAGAATAAAACGCCCCGGTACACGCATGCATAGCAGGAGCAAGCATATTACCCTTAAGCCTCAGCAACAGCTCACACACACGCTCATATGTGCGCGGACCGATGTCGCCAAGCACTTTTTCATAGTTGCCTGCAGCCCATGGCAGCAGCCCCCAGTCCTCATCGTTTATGAATATTCCGCGGTATTTCACTGATGGAGCCTCAGAAAGATAATCAGCATATATCCTCACGTTATCTCTTCTCTTCACAGGCACATCGGCCCACCATTCCCATGGAGATACCCCCATAGACTCACTCACTGAAAACGACCCATAGGCTGCTCCGCGGCGGTCGCTTCCGGCTATGACGAGAGCATCTGAGATTCCTGGCAACGGATTTTCAATGTTTATTATCCTGTAACGCTCCCATTCGCCTGTTATGGGACTCACATCAAGCACCCCTTTCCTCACAAGAGCATCAATGTAACAGCTCTGTCCTATGGTGCCTATTATCACAGCCTTTGAATTTCTCCCGGGAGCATACACAACTCCGGTCTCTACACCGGTGACACGTGACACGTCTGCAGCAAACATTCCTGCCACTTTCTTTACGACAGGAGAATCACCCTCATCGATCAGAACATCACACCCCGCAGGATCAAAAGGCTTCACACCAGCCTTCTCCGGCTCGGCAACATCTCCGAAACAGACCTCCAGTAATGATCCTTGTGAACGGGCGAAACTGTCGCCCACAGATACTACAGCCATAAATACTGACAATATCCCTGCGACAATGCCTTTACATCTGTACATGAAAGCCTTCTTTTTATGAGATTACTTCAATATCCAGTAGTCACACCTTAGCACCTCTGACTCATCATCGCCACGGAACAGCAGATATACATCATGCACACCTTCAACATCACCGATTTCCGTTGACTGTTCCTGCCATTTGTCGAAACTTCCGGTAGGCTTTACCTCAAGCTGTGACACAGGCTTATTGCCAAGAGCGTCTATACGCACTTCAATCGATGAGCCCGGACGAAGAGCCGATACATTCGCTACAAACCTCCTGCCGGCACCACCTTTTCCAAAATCTACTGACCTCAACATTATCCAGTCTCCGTTATCAACCGATTTCAGATAATGACGTTCGGTCCCCTTATTACGGTCAGTCCTTACACCATAACTGTCGGCCATAGTCTCGGCCTCCACCCTTACATAAGGATTCAGATTTTTCAACGGTGTCTTCACACCTTCATTAGTGAACGGCATAAACGGTATGGAACCGTCATCACCATATGAGAACTCCTCAACACACGATGACCTGCGGAAACCTCCACCGTTGGGCAACTTGCCGTTATGATAGAACATGAAGTTTCTTCCTCCGATCTCTATGAGCCCTCCATGTATTGTAAAACTGTTTTCAGCCTCATTCATGATACGCCCTCGATACGTCCACGGACCATTGATATTCTCGGCAGTCGAATACGCCATAAACTCAGGCACACCACCTGCGGCATACACAAGATAGTATATACCGTTTCTTTTGCTTACCCAGGGAGCCTCTTCAAAATTACTCTTCAGCATCCGCTTGTTCAGCGCATAGTCGCGTTTCATCACTTTAGGACCGAACGCCTTCTCATCGTCAAGCTCATCTATGTACCTTATTTCACCGTCAAAAGATATCATATCCCTGTTGAGCTTAGCCATCCACAATCCGTTGTTGCCCCAGAACAGATAAGCCTGTCCGTCATCATCTATGAACACCGATGGGTCAATGAACCCGAATCCAGGCTTGGTGAGAGGACATCCAAGCGCATCCCTGTAAGGACCTTCAGGCGCATCAGCCACAGCCACCCCTATAGCATCCAGCCCGGATTCGGCATCCTGAGCACATATATACCAATACCATTTGCCATCGCGCTCAATGGCCTGCGACGCCCAGGCCTTATCCCCCTGTGTAGCCCAGGAGAATGTGCCTGTGGATATAGGGGTACCTCTGTAGGTCCAGTTGACCATATCGTCAGTTGAATACAACTGCCAATCCTCCATCAAAAAATACTGGGCATCATTCTCGTCATGATCCACGAACAGATACACAGTATCGCCATGCACATAGGGCGCAGGATCAGGAGTGAAGTTAGTCTGGATTATCGGGTTGACAGCATGCAGGCAACCTATGCCTGACAGCATCATTACGGCTGTAATTAATCTTGATTTCATAAACTTGATTTAAGTGACATGATGGTTATCACAAATTTACAAGTTTTTATCCTTATACGGATTCCGAAACCGTAACAATAAAATGCATATTTGTACATGCCTGTATCCATGCATGTACTCATTTCATTCATATATGTAACATCCGCGCCTCACACAAGTGACACACACCGGTATTACCCGACATTATTCGCCCGGCATGCCCCCTGCCGTCACTTCACCCTAATAATGAATCCGCCTCTCGGCTTCATTATTATACTTGACGGCACCTTTTCGATTTCACTTATCCTCCATGACTTGTCCATGCCTGGACCATCGGTAATCAACGTCATTTCTCTGCCATTCTTAACCTCCGGCACACGGTC
The sequence above is drawn from the Duncaniella freteri genome and encodes:
- a CDS encoding glycoside hydrolase family 43 protein is translated as MKSRLITAVMMLSGIGCLHAVNPIIQTNFTPDPAPYVHGDTVYLFVDHDENDAQYFLMEDWQLYSTDDMVNWTYRGTPISTGTFSWATQGDKAWASQAIERDGKWYWYICAQDAESGLDAIGVAVADAPEGPYRDALGCPLTKPGFGFIDPSVFIDDDGQAYLFWGNNGLWMAKLNRDMISFDGEIRYIDELDDEKAFGPKVMKRDYALNKRMLKSNFEEAPWVSKRNGIYYLVYAAGGVPEFMAYSTAENINGPWTYRGRIMNEAENSFTIHGGLIEIGGRNFMFYHNGKLPNGGGFRRSSCVEEFSYGDDGSIPFMPFTNEGVKTPLKNLNPYVRVEAETMADSYGVRTDRNKGTERHYLKSVDNGDWIMLRSVDFGKGGAGRRFVANVSALRPGSSIEVRIDALGNKPVSQLEVKPTGSFDKWQEQSTEIGDVEGVHDVYLLFRGDDESEVLRCDYWILK